A region of Rhodospirillales bacterium DNA encodes the following proteins:
- a CDS encoding ABC transporter ATP-binding protein, translating to MNPKPYLKFEQIGISFPRGAARNEVLRDVNLTIAAGEYVSIIGHSGCGKSTLLNIVGGLLTSTVGEVFLEGEVVDKPGPDRAIVFQNHSLLPWLTVYGNVRMAVDKVFGRERTAAQRHDWVMHNLELVQMAAHRDKRPHEISGGMKQRVGIARALAMEPKVLLMDEPFGALDALTRAHLQDSVMEIHAKLGNTALMITHDVDEAVLLSDRIVMMTNGPSATIGEILSVDLPRPRRRLELATDPEYARCRASVMEFLYARHKLPSRAA from the coding sequence ATGAACCCGAAGCCCTACCTCAAGTTCGAGCAGATCGGCATCTCGTTCCCGCGCGGGGCCGCCCGCAACGAGGTCCTGCGCGACGTCAACCTGACCATCGCCGCGGGCGAGTACGTCTCGATCATCGGCCACTCCGGCTGCGGCAAGTCGACCCTGCTCAACATCGTGGGCGGCCTGCTGACCTCGACGGTCGGCGAGGTCTTCCTCGAGGGCGAGGTGGTCGACAAGCCCGGTCCGGACCGCGCCATCGTGTTCCAGAACCACTCGCTGCTGCCGTGGCTGACGGTCTACGGCAACGTGCGGATGGCCGTCGACAAGGTGTTCGGGCGCGAGCGCACCGCCGCCCAGCGGCACGACTGGGTCATGCACAACCTCGAGCTGGTCCAGATGGCGGCGCACCGCGACAAGCGCCCGCACGAGATCTCCGGCGGCATGAAGCAGCGCGTCGGCATCGCCCGCGCGCTCGCCATGGAGCCCAAGGTGCTGCTGATGGACGAGCCGTTCGGCGCGCTCGACGCGCTGACCCGCGCCCACCTCCAGGACTCGGTGATGGAGATCCACGCCAAGCTCGGCAACACCGCGCTGATGATCACGCACGACGTCGACGAGGCGGTGCTGCTGTCCGACCGGATCGTGATGATGACCAACGGCCCGTCGGCGACGATCGGCGAGATCCTGTCGGTCGACCTGCCGCGGCCGAGGCGGCGGCTGGAGCTGGCGACCGATCCGGAATACGCCCGCTGCCGGGCGTCGGTGATGGAGTTCCTCTACGCGCGGCACAAGCTGCCGTCGCGCGCGGCCTGA